A stretch of the Archangium violaceum genome encodes the following:
- a CDS encoding alpha/beta fold hydrolase, whose amino-acid sequence MRPQMEPRSARIGDIQMRWYEYGVGRPLVLLHGIPTSPRLWRHVVPALSGVRVLAWELIGYGGSIREGRGLDLSVAAQARYLLSWMDALALERPILVGHDLGGGIAQIVATQRPLAGLLLVNCVAYDSWPIPSVKLLRAMAPLVRRAPNALVKWMMRLMFARLHDDPKRARESLEAHWSDYAREKAGAALVRQALALDNRDTQRIAPELRNVKVPARVVWGTRGPQSIAYAHRLGRDLGAPVIPLRGAHHFVPEDHPDVLAREIQALIEQVERPSPVVPRMLSPEGDAAR is encoded by the coding sequence TTGAGGCCGCAGATGGAGCCGCGCTCCGCGCGCATCGGTGACATCCAAATGCGATGGTACGAGTATGGAGTGGGGCGTCCGCTCGTCCTTCTCCATGGCATTCCCACCAGCCCGAGGTTGTGGCGTCATGTGGTCCCCGCGTTGAGTGGCGTGCGGGTTCTCGCCTGGGAGCTCATCGGGTACGGTGGTTCCATTCGCGAGGGGCGTGGGCTGGACCTGTCCGTCGCCGCTCAAGCGCGCTACCTGCTGTCGTGGATGGACGCGCTCGCGCTCGAGCGCCCCATCCTCGTCGGACACGACCTCGGCGGAGGGATTGCGCAGATCGTCGCGACGCAGCGGCCGCTGGCTGGGCTCTTGCTCGTCAACTGCGTTGCGTACGACTCGTGGCCCATCCCCTCGGTGAAGCTCCTTCGCGCCATGGCTCCCCTGGTGCGGCGCGCGCCGAACGCCCTCGTGAAGTGGATGATGCGCTTGATGTTCGCGCGGTTGCACGACGACCCGAAGCGGGCGCGTGAGTCGCTCGAGGCGCACTGGAGCGACTACGCGAGGGAGAAAGCAGGCGCGGCGCTGGTCCGGCAGGCGCTCGCGCTCGATAATCGCGACACCCAGCGGATTGCACCCGAGCTCCGGAACGTGAAGGTGCCCGCGCGCGTCGTGTGGGGTACACGCGGCCCGCAGAGCATCGCGTATGCCCACCGGCTCGGGCGTGACCTCGGCGCGCCGGTCATCCCGCTGCGGGGCGCACATCACTTCGTCCCCGAGGACCACCCGGATGTACTCGCCCGGGAGATCCAAGCACTCATCGAGCAGGTAGAGCGGCCCTCTCCTGTTGTGCCTCGGATGCTGTCCCCCGAGGGCGATGCCGCACGGTGA
- a CDS encoding helix-hairpin-helix domain-containing protein — protein MNLNSADVEELKLIEGIDSARARLILEHRERHGRFQSWEEVEQIPGIGPVLMEKVRAVASLGDGAEGAEPVVPTAALEEVEVLTTLARLDLEAALAYEACAEVVEIADIREHLLQFRDDHLRHVDAINRVLETRGGKAIEPRSSGQLLRGIARVASSLGSDTGLIALLTNEELTNETYEMVAVLDWDSDIEQMLERHAADEMRHFEWLSGQVGEFEEEAPEQPAAPV, from the coding sequence GTGAACTTGAACAGTGCGGACGTGGAGGAGTTGAAGCTCATCGAGGGGATCGACAGCGCGCGCGCCCGTCTCATCCTCGAGCACCGTGAACGCCACGGTAGGTTCCAGAGCTGGGAGGAGGTCGAGCAGATCCCCGGAATCGGCCCCGTGCTGATGGAGAAGGTCCGCGCGGTTGCTTCCTTGGGAGATGGGGCGGAAGGGGCGGAGCCTGTCGTGCCGACCGCCGCGCTCGAGGAGGTCGAGGTCCTGACGACGTTGGCACGGCTCGACCTCGAAGCGGCGTTGGCGTACGAGGCGTGTGCGGAGGTGGTGGAGATTGCCGACATTCGCGAGCACCTGTTGCAGTTCCGCGATGACCACCTCCGCCATGTCGATGCAATCAACCGTGTGCTGGAGACGCGCGGCGGGAAGGCCATCGAGCCGAGGTCGTCCGGGCAGTTGCTCCGGGGAATCGCGCGGGTGGCCTCCTCCCTGGGCTCCGATACCGGGCTCATCGCGCTGCTCACGAACGAGGAGTTGACCAACGAAACCTACGAGATGGTGGCCGTGCTGGACTGGGACAGCGACATCGAGCAGATGCTCGAGCGGCACGCGGCCGACGAGATGCGCCATTTCGAATGGCTGTCGGGTCAAGTGGGCGAGTTCGAGGAAGAAGCGCCCGAGCAGCCAGCGGCTCCCGTCTGA